The Planctellipticum variicoloris DNA window GCGGGGAGATCCAGCTCGCGATTCACCACAATCTGCTGGGGAAGTGCCCGCGGGGTGAGATCACTGAGATCTACAGCAAGCCACAGGCGTTGTCGCAGTGCCGGGACTGGCTGAGCCGCAATATGCCGCAGGCTCGATTGATCGATGTGACGAGCACTTCCACCGCTGCGCAGCTTGCCCGGGACAAGCCGGGGGTGGGAGCGATCGCCAGCAAACAGGCGGCTGGCGAGTACGGTCTGAACATCCTGGCGGAGTCGATTGAAGACAACAAAGACAACATCACGCGATTTGCGGTCATTGGCGACAAGCCGGTCGGGCCGACCGGCCAGGACCGAACGTCTGTTCTGCTGCAGATTCCGCACAAACCGGGCGCTTTGTCCGATACGCTGATGATCTTCAAGCAGTTGAAGATTAACCTGACGTGGATTGAGTCGTTTCCGTTGCGGGGGCCGGAGACCGGCTATGTGTTCTTTATGGACCTGGAAGGTCATATGAAGGATGCGAAGGTCAAGAAGGCTCTGGACGAGATGGCTCAGTCGGCGGTGCGGATCGAGGTGCTGGGGTCGTATGCCCGGAGCGAACCTCGGGAATAGCAGGACGAGAAGATCTTTCGCCGAGATGCAGAGCGGAACGCTGAGGCCGCAGAGAAGTCCGGGCAATCGGGGCCCCGGCCGACTGCTGGAGAGTTCTCCGGCTCTCAATTCGGTGAGTGACGGACGCTATCGAGCAGTCCGGCGCGTTTTTGAAGAGATTTGAATCGAGGGCGATGGAGAGCATCGCCGGAAGGCGTTCCCTGGGGAGAGCCTGGGAACGAGGTGGCCATGAGCCCGCGAGGGGTTCAGAACTGGGAAGCTGAGATGCGACGTTTGTTTGTAGCCGGCAACTGGAAGATGAATACGACGCTGTCGTCGGCGAAATCGCTGGCGGCCGAGGTGGCCGTGGAAGTCCAGAAGACCCAGCCGCGGGTGGATGTGGCTGTTTGTCCGCCGGCCCCCTACCTGCTGGCGGTCAAGGAAGCGCTGGGCGACAGCAAGGTCAGCCTGGGGGCTCAGAATGCCTACTTCGCATCCCCCGGGGCGTATACGGGCGAGCTGGCGATCGAAATGCTGCAGGATGTCGGCTGTCAGTGGGTGATTCTGGGCCACAGCGAGCGTCGTCAGCACTTCGGCGAGACGGACGATCTGATTAACAAGAAGATCGTGGCGGCGGCCTCCCGGGAACTGGGCGTCATCTTCTGCGTGGGCGAATCGCTGGCCGACCGACAGGCCAACAAGACCGAGCAGGTGCTGGAAACCCAGTTGGCGGGCGGGTTTGCGGGTGTTGACGTCGGCCTGCTGGGGCAGATTGTGATTGCCTATGAGCCGGTCTGGGCAATTGGCACGGGCGTGACGGCTTCTCCCGACCAGGC harbors:
- the pheA gene encoding prephenate dehydratase codes for the protein MAKKPLPKRRATSGPTVSSASSAKSASAAKAAIAASEAELRRLDQEILKLINKRAAATAKLIEATPDRRAGLYDPRKDDDLFTAIEAANPGPLPARAVRGIFRQIISAVRNQVRVQRVAYLGPSFSFTHMASIERFGESADLIPVNTIAAVFEEVNRGHADFGVVPIENSTDGRIIDTLDMFTRLPLRICGEIQLAIHHNLLGKCPRGEITEIYSKPQALSQCRDWLSRNMPQARLIDVTSTSTAAQLARDKPGVGAIASKQAAGEYGLNILAESIEDNKDNITRFAVIGDKPVGPTGQDRTSVLLQIPHKPGALSDTLMIFKQLKINLTWIESFPLRGPETGYVFFMDLEGHMKDAKVKKALDEMAQSAVRIEVLGSYARSEPRE
- the tpiA gene encoding triose-phosphate isomerase, producing the protein MRRLFVAGNWKMNTTLSSAKSLAAEVAVEVQKTQPRVDVAVCPPAPYLLAVKEALGDSKVSLGAQNAYFASPGAYTGELAIEMLQDVGCQWVILGHSERRQHFGETDDLINKKIVAAASRELGVIFCVGESLADRQANKTEQVLETQLAGGFAGVDVGLLGQIVIAYEPVWAIGTGVTASPDQAQAAHLFIRGWLAKRYNPPAAEEMRILYGGSVKADNAAELMGLADVDGALVGGASLKGELFLPIIRAAATLAETK